Within the Pseudomonas chlororaphis subsp. aurantiaca genome, the region CTGAACGCTCTGGCGGAAAACTTCTCTCTGGAGCACGCCGAGCGTGTCAAAGAGATCGAACGCACCACCAACCACGACGTCAAGGCGATCGAGTACCTGCTCAAGGAACAGGCCGCCAAGCTGCCTGAACTGGCCAACGTCAGCGAATTCATCCACTTCGCCTGCACCAGCGAGGACATCAACAACCTGTCCCACGCCCTGATGCTGCGCGAAGGCCGTGATGAGGTGATGCTGCCACTGATGCGCCAGACCGCCGGGGCTATCCGCGAACTGGCTCTGCGCTTCGCCGACGTGCCAATGCTGTCGCGCACCCACGGCCAGCCGGCCTCGCCGACCACCCTGGGCAAGGAACTGGCGAACGTGGTGTACCGCCTGGAGCGCCAGATCGCTCAGGTCGCCGCCGTGCCGCTGCTGGGCAAGATCAACGGCGCCGTGGGCAACTACAACGCACACCTGTCGGCCTACCCGGAAATCGACTGGGAAGCCAACGCCCGCGCCTTCATCGAAGACGAGCTGGGCCTGAGCTTCAACCCGTACACCACGCAGATCGAACCGCACGACTACATCGCCGAGCTGTTCGACGCCATCGCGCGCTTCAACACCATCCTGATCGACTTCGATCGCGATATCTGGGGCTACATCTCCCTGGGCTACTTCAAGCAGCGCACCATCGCCGGCGAAATCGGTTCCTCGACCATGCCGCACAAGGTCAACCCGATCGACTTCGAAAACTCCGAAGGCAACCTGGGTATCGCCAACGCGCTGTTCCAGCACCTGGCGAGCAAACTGCCGATCTCCCGCTGGCAGCGCGACCTGACCGACTCCACTGTCCTGCGTAACCTCGGTGTCGGTTTCGCCCACAGCGTGATCGCTTACGAAGCCAGCCTCAAAGGCATCAGCAAGCTGGAGCTCAACGCCCAGAAGATCGCCGAAGACCTGGACGCCTGCTGGGAAGTCCTGGCCGAGCCGATCCAGACCGTGATGCGCCGCTACAACATCGAAAACCCGTACGAAAAACTCAAGGAACTGACTCGCGGCAAGGGCATCAGCCCTGAAGCGCTGCAGACCTTCATCGACGCGTTGGAAATGCCTGAAGCCGCCAAGGCCGAGCTGAAAAAGCTCACCCCGGCCAGCTACATCGGCAATGCCGCGGCCCAAGCCAAACGCATCTGATCGATG harbors:
- the purB gene encoding adenylosuccinate lyase, whose amino-acid sequence is MQLSSLTAVSPVDGRYAGKTQALRPIFSEYGLIRARVLVEVRWLQRLAAHSAISEVPAFSAEANAVLNALAENFSLEHAERVKEIERTTNHDVKAIEYLLKEQAAKLPELANVSEFIHFACTSEDINNLSHALMLREGRDEVMLPLMRQTAGAIRELALRFADVPMLSRTHGQPASPTTLGKELANVVYRLERQIAQVAAVPLLGKINGAVGNYNAHLSAYPEIDWEANARAFIEDELGLSFNPYTTQIEPHDYIAELFDAIARFNTILIDFDRDIWGYISLGYFKQRTIAGEIGSSTMPHKVNPIDFENSEGNLGIANALFQHLASKLPISRWQRDLTDSTVLRNLGVGFAHSVIAYEASLKGISKLELNAQKIAEDLDACWEVLAEPIQTVMRRYNIENPYEKLKELTRGKGISPEALQTFIDALEMPEAAKAELKKLTPASYIGNAAAQAKRI